A window from Variovorax sp. PBL-E5 encodes these proteins:
- a CDS encoding YbaK/EbsC family protein, translating into MCGAELTSLPDGVQRVARLLQDKGHPHAPQMLDDAARTAQQAADALGIELGQIAKSIVFRRKADDVAVLVVTSGDRRVDEKKVEALVGKLGRADAEFVKRTTGFSIGGVSPFAHALAPVMLIDRELFRFEDVWAAAGHPHAVVRLSPHDLEGLTGAPVADVV; encoded by the coding sequence ATGTGCGGTGCCGAATTGACCTCGCTGCCCGACGGCGTGCAGCGCGTCGCGCGCCTGCTGCAGGACAAGGGCCATCCCCATGCGCCGCAGATGCTCGACGACGCCGCGCGCACCGCACAGCAGGCGGCCGATGCGCTCGGCATCGAACTCGGCCAGATCGCCAAGAGCATCGTGTTCCGCCGCAAGGCCGACGACGTGGCGGTGCTGGTCGTGACTTCGGGCGACCGGCGCGTCGACGAGAAGAAGGTTGAGGCGCTGGTCGGCAAGCTGGGCCGCGCCGATGCCGAATTCGTCAAGCGCACGACCGGCTTTTCGATCGGCGGCGTCTCGCCCTTCGCGCATGCGCTGGCGCCGGTCATGCTGATCGACCGCGAGCTGTTCCGCTTCGAGGATGTCTGGGCCGCGGCCGGCCATCCGCATGCGGTGGTGCGGCTCTCCCCACACGATCTCGAAGGCCTGACCGGCGCGCCGGTCGCGGACGTGGTGTGA
- a CDS encoding carboxyl transferase domain-containing protein: MTRLETKLNARSAEFQANATAMRALVDDLHAQFAKVEAGGGEAARSKHTARGKLLPRDRVAQLLDPGTPFLEVAPLAAHAMYHGAAPGAGLIVGIGRVSGVDCMIVCNDATVKGGTYYPMTVKKHLRAQEIAEQNRLPCIYLVDSGGANLPNQDEVFPDRDHFGRIFYNQAQMSAQGIAQIAVVMGSCTAGGAYVPAMSDESIIVKNQGTIFLGGPPLVKAATGEVVTAEDLGGGDVHTRLSGVADHLAQNDLHALALARSAIAHLNAHEGAPAAPATPLVRTPAFAAEELYGVIPTDTRKPFDVREIIARIVDASEFHEFKARFGSTLVCGFAEIEGMPVGIVANNGILFSESAQKGAHFIELCCQRKIALVFLQNITGFMVGRKYENEGIARHGAKMVTAVATANVPKFTIIIGGSFGAGNYGMCGRAYSPRFLWMWPNARISVMGGEQAASVLATVKRDGIEGKGGQWSAEEEEAFKSPIRQQYEAQGHPYYATARLWDDGIIDPADTRRVLALGLAAARNAPIPEPKFGIFRM; the protein is encoded by the coding sequence ATGACCCGACTGGAAACCAAACTCAACGCCCGCTCCGCGGAGTTCCAGGCCAACGCGACGGCCATGCGTGCGCTGGTCGATGACCTGCATGCGCAGTTCGCCAAGGTCGAGGCCGGCGGCGGCGAGGCCGCGCGCAGCAAGCACACCGCACGCGGCAAACTGCTGCCGCGCGATCGCGTGGCGCAGCTGCTCGACCCCGGCACGCCCTTTCTCGAGGTCGCTCCGCTCGCGGCCCACGCGATGTACCACGGTGCCGCACCCGGCGCGGGCCTGATCGTCGGCATCGGCCGCGTCAGCGGCGTCGACTGCATGATCGTCTGCAACGACGCGACGGTGAAGGGCGGCACCTACTACCCGATGACGGTCAAGAAGCATCTGCGCGCGCAGGAGATCGCCGAGCAGAACCGCCTGCCCTGCATCTACCTCGTGGACTCGGGCGGCGCCAACCTGCCGAACCAGGACGAGGTCTTTCCCGATCGGGATCACTTCGGCCGCATCTTCTACAACCAGGCGCAGATGAGCGCGCAGGGCATCGCGCAGATCGCCGTGGTCATGGGCTCGTGCACGGCCGGCGGCGCCTACGTGCCGGCGATGAGCGACGAGTCGATCATCGTCAAGAACCAGGGCACCATCTTTCTCGGCGGCCCGCCGCTGGTGAAGGCGGCCACCGGCGAGGTCGTCACGGCCGAGGACCTCGGCGGTGGCGACGTCCATACGCGGCTTTCGGGCGTGGCCGATCACCTGGCGCAGAACGACCTGCACGCGCTGGCGCTCGCGCGCTCGGCCATCGCCCACCTCAACGCCCACGAAGGCGCGCCCGCGGCGCCCGCGACCCCCCTTGTGCGCACGCCGGCCTTCGCCGCCGAGGAGCTCTACGGCGTGATCCCGACCGACACGCGCAAGCCCTTCGACGTGCGCGAGATCATCGCCCGCATCGTCGATGCCAGCGAGTTCCACGAGTTCAAGGCGCGCTTCGGCAGCACGCTGGTCTGCGGCTTCGCCGAGATCGAGGGCATGCCGGTCGGCATCGTCGCCAACAACGGCATCCTGTTTTCCGAATCGGCCCAGAAGGGCGCGCACTTCATCGAGCTGTGCTGCCAGCGCAAAATTGCGCTCGTGTTCCTGCAGAACATCACCGGCTTCATGGTCGGGCGCAAGTACGAGAACGAAGGCATCGCGCGCCACGGCGCCAAGATGGTGACGGCCGTGGCCACCGCCAACGTGCCCAAGTTCACCATCATCATCGGCGGCAGCTTCGGCGCCGGCAATTACGGCATGTGCGGCCGCGCCTACTCGCCGCGCTTCCTCTGGATGTGGCCGAACGCGCGCATCAGCGTGATGGGCGGCGAGCAGGCCGCGAGCGTGCTGGCCACCGTCAAGCGCGACGGCATCGAAGGCAAGGGCGGGCAATGGAGCGCCGAAGAAGAAGAAGCCTTCAAGTCGCCGATCCGCCAGCAGTACGAGGCCCAGGGCCACCCCTACTACGCCACCGCGCGGCTGTGGGACGACGGCATTATCGATCCGGCCGACACGCGCCGCGTGCTCGCGCTCGGCCTGGCCGCCGCGCGCAACGCGCCGATCCCCGAGCCGAAGTTCGGCATCTTCCGGATGTGA
- a CDS encoding 2-hydroxychromene-2-carboxylate isomerase: MKHITFHLDFISPYALLAFEHLPDALEGLSYSVSYKPLLLGALLKHHGQLGPAEIPAKRTWTYRHVLWLGHAHGIPIEMPASHPYNPLPHLRLALATTPDGTISRWVAETIFREIWRGGAEAGDAARLAALAARLPQVRDANGEEVKAQLRANTDAAIAQGVFGVPAYEVDGDLFWGFDGLGMLRARLADDAWFAGPQWTAVDQRPALLRSSKT; this comes from the coding sequence ATGAAGCACATCACCTTCCATCTCGACTTCATCTCGCCTTACGCCTTGCTCGCGTTCGAGCATCTTCCGGACGCGCTCGAGGGCCTGAGCTACAGCGTGAGCTACAAGCCGCTGCTGCTCGGCGCGCTGCTCAAGCACCACGGCCAGCTCGGGCCGGCCGAGATTCCGGCGAAGCGGACCTGGACCTATCGCCACGTGCTGTGGCTGGGCCATGCGCACGGCATCCCGATCGAGATGCCGGCCTCGCATCCCTACAACCCGCTGCCGCACCTGCGCCTCGCGCTGGCGACGACGCCGGACGGGACGATCAGCCGCTGGGTCGCGGAGACGATCTTTCGCGAGATCTGGCGCGGCGGCGCCGAGGCCGGCGATGCGGCCCGGCTCGCGGCGCTCGCAGCCAGGCTGCCGCAGGTGCGCGATGCCAATGGCGAAGAGGTCAAGGCCCAGTTGCGCGCCAACACCGACGCGGCCATCGCACAAGGCGTGTTCGGCGTGCCGGCGTACGAGGTCGACGGCGACCTGTTCTGGGGCTTCGACGGCCTCGGCATGCTGCGCGCGCGGCTCGCGGACGACGCGTGGTTCGCAGGTCCGCAATGGACCGCCGTCGACCAGCGGCCGGCACTGCTGCGCAGCAGCAAAACCTGA
- a CDS encoding acetyl-CoA carboxylase biotin carboxylase subunit has translation MFDKILIANRGEIACRVAATARRMAIRTVAVYSDADAYANHVRACDEAVHLGGSAPKDSYLRWDKILEAAKATGAQAVHPGYGFLSENEEFARACAEAGLVFIGPPPSAIKAMGLKAESKQLMEKAGVPLVPGYHGSDQDPALLQREADRIGYPVLIKASAGGGGKGMRVVEKSADFAAALASCQREAINSFGDDAVLIEKYVQRPRHIEIQVFGDTQGHCVYLFERDCSVQRRHQKVLEEAPAPGMTEAMRKRMGEAAVAAARAVNYVGAGTVEFIVEQREGGEMNFFFMEMNTRLQVEHPVTEAITGLDLVEWQLRVASGEPLPLTQDQLQIHGHAIEARICAENPDKNFLPATGTLRVYRKPQATAFQRSRVRIDDGVREGGVISPFYDSMIAKLIVHGATREEALARLDLALAQTHIVGVATNVQFLRGVLRTDSFAHAKLDTALIERERAVLFDQEPLGLPLAAAASVAHTLLGEGSSASADPFSRRDGWQSHGVALRPFEFEFRGETQAAMLSYLHDGTLALQVGGVSGPLVIGRFPSGDIEVQFNGQRRTLSVYQEQATAHVFAAEGATKIVAIDRLAHAGETQAEGGRLTAPMPGKVVSFAVKAGDKVRRGQPLAVMEAMKMEHTIAAPADGTVEELLYAPGDQVTEGAELLRIAA, from the coding sequence ATGTTTGACAAGATCCTGATTGCGAATCGCGGGGAGATTGCCTGCCGCGTGGCTGCCACGGCCCGGCGCATGGCCATCCGCACGGTGGCCGTGTATTCCGACGCCGACGCCTATGCCAACCACGTGCGGGCCTGCGACGAAGCCGTCCACCTTGGCGGCAGCGCGCCCAAGGACAGCTACCTGCGCTGGGACAAGATCCTCGAAGCCGCCAAGGCCACAGGCGCGCAGGCGGTGCACCCGGGCTACGGCTTTCTGAGCGAGAACGAGGAGTTCGCGCGCGCCTGCGCCGAGGCGGGCCTGGTCTTCATCGGCCCGCCGCCTTCCGCCATCAAGGCCATGGGGCTGAAGGCCGAGTCCAAGCAACTGATGGAGAAGGCCGGCGTGCCGCTGGTGCCCGGCTACCACGGCAGCGACCAGGACCCGGCGCTGCTGCAGCGCGAAGCCGACCGCATCGGCTACCCGGTGCTGATCAAGGCCAGTGCCGGCGGCGGCGGCAAGGGCATGCGCGTGGTCGAGAAGTCGGCCGACTTCGCGGCCGCGCTGGCTTCGTGCCAGCGCGAGGCGATCAACAGCTTCGGCGACGACGCGGTGCTGATCGAGAAGTATGTGCAGCGTCCGCGCCATATCGAGATCCAGGTCTTCGGCGACACGCAGGGCCACTGCGTCTACCTGTTCGAGCGCGACTGCTCGGTGCAGCGGCGCCACCAGAAAGTGCTGGAAGAAGCGCCGGCGCCGGGCATGACCGAGGCGATGCGCAAGCGGATGGGCGAGGCCGCCGTCGCCGCGGCGCGCGCGGTGAACTACGTCGGCGCGGGCACGGTGGAGTTCATCGTCGAGCAGCGCGAAGGCGGCGAGATGAACTTCTTCTTCATGGAGATGAACACGCGCCTGCAGGTCGAGCATCCGGTCACCGAGGCCATCACCGGCCTCGATCTCGTCGAGTGGCAATTGCGCGTGGCCTCGGGCGAGCCCCTGCCGCTCACGCAGGACCAGCTGCAGATCCACGGCCATGCGATCGAGGCGCGCATCTGCGCCGAGAACCCCGACAAGAACTTCCTGCCCGCCACCGGCACCCTGCGCGTCTACCGCAAGCCGCAGGCCACGGCCTTCCAGCGCAGCCGCGTGCGCATCGACGACGGCGTGCGCGAGGGCGGCGTGATCTCGCCCTTCTACGACTCGATGATCGCCAAGCTGATCGTGCACGGCGCGACCCGCGAGGAGGCGCTGGCGCGGCTCGATCTCGCACTGGCGCAGACGCACATCGTCGGCGTCGCGACCAACGTGCAGTTCCTGCGCGGCGTGCTGCGCACCGATTCCTTTGCTCATGCGAAGCTCGACACCGCGCTGATCGAGCGCGAGCGCGCGGTGCTGTTCGACCAGGAGCCGCTCGGCCTGCCGCTCGCGGCCGCGGCCTCGGTGGCGCACACGCTGCTCGGCGAGGGGTCGAGCGCCTCGGCCGATCCCTTCAGCCGGCGCGACGGCTGGCAGTCGCACGGCGTCGCGCTGCGCCCGTTCGAATTCGAGTTCCGCGGCGAAACGCAGGCCGCCATGCTGAGCTACCTGCACGACGGCACGCTGGCGCTGCAGGTGGGCGGCGTGTCCGGGCCGCTGGTGATCGGCCGCTTCCCTTCGGGCGACATCGAGGTGCAGTTCAACGGGCAGCGCCGCACGCTGAGCGTCTACCAGGAACAGGCGACGGCGCATGTGTTCGCGGCCGAGGGCGCGACGAAGATCGTCGCCATCGATCGCCTCGCCCATGCGGGCGAGACGCAGGCCGAAGGCGGGCGCCTCACCGCGCCGATGCCAGGCAAGGTGGTGTCCTTCGCGGTCAAGGCCGGCGACAAGGTCCGCCGCGGCCAGCCGCTGGCCGTGATGGAAGCGATGAAGATGGAACACACCATCGCGGCACCGGCCGACGGCACCGTGGAAGAACTGCTCTACGCGCCGGGCGACCAGGTGACCGAGGGCGCGGAGTTGCTGCGCATCGCCGCTTAA
- a CDS encoding DUF4126 domain-containing protein, with product MDTLDTPQLLALAAAVGWASGVRLYLVVLLTGLAGYFGWVPLPHGLQLLAHPVVIAASGFMVFVEFFADKIPGLDSLWDMVHTAIRIPAGAALAASVFGTDHAVMALVAALLGGGFAATAHAAKATTRAAINTSPEPFSNVGASLVEDGMVPAGLWLAVAHPLVFGVLFIAVLALSVWLIRKSWRFLRSLFSRVARIFSGRPDPGVVPAFQFKKNTPGDSSNV from the coding sequence ATGGACACGCTCGACACACCGCAACTCCTCGCACTGGCCGCCGCCGTCGGCTGGGCCAGCGGCGTGCGGCTCTACCTGGTCGTGCTGCTGACCGGCCTGGCCGGCTACTTCGGCTGGGTGCCGCTGCCGCACGGCCTGCAGCTGCTGGCGCATCCGGTGGTGATCGCGGCGAGCGGCTTCATGGTCTTCGTCGAGTTCTTCGCCGACAAGATCCCGGGCCTCGATTCGCTGTGGGACATGGTGCACACCGCGATCCGCATTCCGGCCGGCGCGGCGCTCGCAGCCAGCGTGTTCGGCACCGACCACGCGGTGATGGCGCTGGTGGCCGCGCTGCTCGGCGGCGGTTTCGCGGCCACGGCGCATGCGGCCAAGGCCACCACGCGCGCGGCCATCAACACCTCGCCCGAGCCCTTCAGCAACGTCGGCGCCTCGCTGGTGGAGGACGGCATGGTGCCGGCCGGGCTGTGGCTCGCGGTCGCGCATCCGCTGGTCTTCGGCGTGCTCTTCATCGCCGTGCTGGCGCTCAGCGTGTGGCTGATCCGAAAGAGCTGGCGTTTCCTCCGCTCGCTGTTCAGCCGCGTCGCGCGCATCTTCAGCGGGCGGCCCGATCCCGGCGTCGTGCCGGCATTCCAATTCAAGAAGAACACCCCTGGGGACTCATCGAATGTTTGA
- a CDS encoding DUF1289 domain-containing protein, which produces MLPNDLPSPCISICRMHRPSGFCTGCLRTIDEIAGWSRMDDATKRRVWRAIELRAEADLLTLDDQDASP; this is translated from the coding sequence ATGCTGCCGAACGATCTGCCGTCGCCGTGCATCTCGATCTGCCGCATGCACCGGCCCAGCGGTTTTTGCACCGGCTGCCTGCGCACCATCGACGAGATCGCCGGCTGGAGCCGCATGGACGATGCGACCAAGCGCAGGGTCTGGCGCGCCATCGAGCTGCGCGCCGAGGCCGATCTGCTGACACTCGACGATCAGGACGCATCGCCATGA
- a CDS encoding 2-hydroxyacid dehydrogenase: MRIAVCLSELKPEPWVDGLRRALPGADVRAWTPGAPPVDHAVVWMPPQQLLDEQPQLRGLFNIGAGVDALTRLRLPPRTQLVRLEDGGMAVQMAEYVCHALIRHFREFDVYEADAREGRWSYRKPRERGDFAVGVMGLGVLGERVARAVAQFDFPVNGWSRSGKAIDGVRGFVGDDGFDAFLGASRVLVNLLPLTEATRGILNRRNLSLLHGGQPGGYLVNVARGGHLAEADLVPLLDSGQLAGATLDVFEVEPLPPAHAFWRHPKITVTPHGSARTERETSIAQIAGKIRALERGEPIGGVVDHNRGY, translated from the coding sequence CTGCGCATTGCCGTCTGCTTGTCCGAACTCAAGCCGGAACCCTGGGTCGACGGCCTGCGCCGTGCACTGCCCGGTGCCGACGTGCGGGCCTGGACGCCGGGCGCGCCGCCGGTCGACCACGCGGTGGTCTGGATGCCGCCGCAGCAGTTGCTCGACGAGCAGCCGCAGTTGCGCGGGCTGTTCAACATCGGCGCGGGCGTGGATGCGCTGACGCGGCTCCGGCTGCCGCCGCGGACGCAGCTGGTGCGTCTCGAAGATGGTGGCATGGCGGTGCAGATGGCCGAGTATGTGTGCCACGCGCTGATCCGCCATTTCCGCGAGTTCGACGTCTACGAGGCCGACGCGCGCGAAGGCCGCTGGAGCTATCGCAAGCCGCGCGAGCGCGGAGATTTCGCGGTCGGCGTGATGGGCCTGGGCGTGCTCGGCGAGCGGGTGGCGCGCGCGGTTGCACAGTTCGATTTTCCGGTCAATGGCTGGAGCCGCTCGGGCAAGGCGATCGATGGCGTGCGGGGCTTCGTTGGCGACGACGGTTTCGATGCCTTTCTCGGCGCCAGCCGCGTGCTGGTGAACCTGCTGCCGCTGACCGAGGCGACGCGCGGCATCCTGAACCGGCGCAATCTTTCCTTGCTCCACGGCGGGCAGCCGGGCGGCTATCTTGTCAACGTGGCGCGCGGCGGCCATCTGGCGGAAGCCGATCTGGTGCCGCTGCTCGACAGCGGGCAGCTGGCGGGTGCGACGCTCGACGTGTTCGAGGTCGAGCCGCTGCCGCCGGCGCACGCGTTCTGGCGCCATCCGAAAATCACAGTGACGCCGCATGGTTCGGCGCGCACCGAGCGCGAGACGAGCATCGCGCAGATCGCCGGCAAGATCCGCGCACTGGAGCGCGGTGAACCCATCGGCGGTGTGGTCGACCACAACCGTGGATACTGA
- a CDS encoding enoyl-CoA hydratase/isomerase family protein produces the protein MSTSFTTLQLAIEGAVARIWLDRPESRNAFDEVVIRELGEAFAEASASADVRVIVLGANGPAFCAGANLHWMRRAADFTHEENLADAGALAAMLRAIHECPKPVIARVQGDVYAGGMGLVAACDIAVSADTAWYCLSEVKIGLVPATISPYVLRAMGTRAAQRWFLTAERFSAAEAHRIGFVHEVVAADALDAKVAELVKAFTGASPAAVQACKRLIADVAGAEIDDALIAKTVQGIADIRASDEGREGVQAFLQKRKPSWLVR, from the coding sequence ATGAGCACTTCCTTCACCACGCTTCAACTCGCGATCGAGGGCGCCGTCGCGCGCATCTGGCTCGACCGGCCGGAATCGCGCAATGCCTTCGATGAGGTCGTCATCCGCGAACTCGGCGAGGCCTTCGCCGAAGCGAGCGCCTCGGCAGACGTGCGGGTCATCGTGCTCGGCGCCAACGGCCCGGCCTTCTGCGCCGGCGCCAACCTCCACTGGATGCGCCGCGCGGCCGACTTCACGCATGAGGAAAACCTCGCCGACGCGGGCGCGCTCGCGGCCATGCTGCGCGCGATCCATGAATGCCCGAAGCCCGTGATCGCGCGCGTGCAGGGCGACGTCTATGCCGGCGGCATGGGCCTCGTTGCCGCCTGCGACATCGCGGTGAGCGCCGACACGGCGTGGTACTGCCTGAGCGAAGTCAAGATCGGCCTGGTTCCCGCGACCATCAGCCCCTACGTGCTGCGCGCGATGGGCACGCGCGCGGCGCAGCGCTGGTTCCTGACCGCGGAGCGCTTCAGCGCGGCCGAGGCGCATCGCATCGGCTTCGTGCACGAGGTGGTCGCGGCCGATGCACTCGATGCCAAGGTGGCCGAACTCGTCAAGGCCTTCACGGGCGCGAGTCCGGCCGCGGTGCAGGCCTGCAAGCGGCTGATCGCCGACGTGGCGGGTGCCGAGATCGACGATGCGCTGATCGCGAAGACGGTGCAGGGCATCGCCGACATCCGTGCCAGCGACGAGGGCAGAGAAGGCGTGCAAGCCTTTCTGCAAAAGCGCAAACCCTCCTGGCTGGTGCGCTGA
- a CDS encoding DinB family protein has protein sequence MSLANYFASLGRYHVWATQKLIASNLSGLSDEDWHRDCGLFFHSVHNTVNHLLVTDTIWFARFAEGKSLRMPLDTVLHAQRADVCNALATAVTRWSPWLSTLPPERFDGELAYTRNNGDEVRIPFAPALGHVFNHATHHRGQLTAALTAMVQPGPVLDWVYLLQQEARSS, from the coding sequence ATGTCGCTCGCCAACTACTTCGCCAGCCTGGGCCGCTACCACGTGTGGGCAACGCAGAAGCTGATCGCGTCGAACCTGAGCGGCCTGTCCGACGAGGACTGGCATCGCGACTGCGGGCTCTTCTTTCATTCGGTGCACAACACGGTGAATCACCTGCTGGTGACCGACACCATCTGGTTCGCGCGTTTCGCCGAAGGCAAGTCGCTGCGCATGCCGCTCGACACCGTGCTGCATGCGCAGCGCGCCGACGTGTGCAACGCCCTCGCCACGGCCGTCACGCGCTGGAGCCCCTGGCTTTCGACGCTGCCGCCCGAGCGCTTCGACGGCGAGCTGGCCTACACGCGCAACAACGGCGACGAGGTCCGCATCCCGTTCGCGCCCGCGCTCGGCCATGTGTTCAACCACGCGACCCATCACCGCGGCCAGCTGACGGCTGCGCTGACCGCGATGGTCCAGCCCGGGCCGGTACTCGACTGGGTCTATCTGCTGCAACAAGAGGCGCGTTCTTCATGA
- a CDS encoding hydroxymethylglutaryl-CoA lyase produces the protein MKYPSKVKIVDVGPRDGLQNEKQPVSAEIKIGLVHRLQDAGVREIEVTSFVSPKWVPQMADNAEVMHGIHRKTGVRYSVLTPNMKGFEAAIAAPREEWPDEIVVFAAASEAFSQRNINCSIAESIERFRPVVAAARDQGIYVRGAMSCAVGCPYEGEVAPARVDMLAGLMKDIGVQHVGMADTIGVGTPVKVQRALEATLKHFGIDDISGHYHDTYGQALGNTLASLAMGVWQFDTSAAGLGGCPYAKGATGNVATEDVVYMLHGMGIETGIDLDRLIDAGVYISEALGREPNSRASKALRTKREG, from the coding sequence ATGAAATATCCCTCCAAAGTCAAGATCGTCGACGTGGGCCCACGCGATGGCTTGCAGAACGAGAAGCAGCCGGTGTCGGCCGAGATCAAGATCGGCCTCGTGCACCGGCTGCAAGATGCGGGGGTGCGCGAGATCGAGGTGACGAGCTTCGTCTCGCCCAAGTGGGTGCCGCAGATGGCCGACAACGCCGAGGTCATGCACGGCATCCACCGCAAGACCGGCGTGCGCTACTCGGTGCTGACGCCCAACATGAAAGGCTTCGAGGCCGCCATCGCCGCGCCGCGCGAGGAATGGCCCGACGAGATCGTGGTGTTCGCCGCCGCCAGCGAGGCCTTCAGCCAGCGCAACATCAACTGCTCGATCGCCGAAAGCATCGAGCGCTTCCGGCCGGTGGTGGCGGCCGCGCGCGACCAGGGCATCTACGTGCGCGGCGCGATGTCCTGCGCCGTGGGCTGTCCCTACGAAGGCGAAGTCGCGCCCGCGCGCGTCGACATGCTGGCCGGCCTCATGAAAGACATCGGTGTGCAGCACGTGGGCATGGCCGACACCATCGGCGTAGGCACCCCGGTCAAGGTGCAGCGTGCGCTGGAAGCGACCTTGAAGCACTTCGGCATCGACGACATCTCGGGCCACTACCACGACACCTACGGCCAGGCGCTGGGCAACACGCTCGCGAGCCTGGCGATGGGCGTGTGGCAGTTCGACACCTCGGCGGCCGGGCTCGGCGGCTGCCCGTACGCGAAAGGCGCGACCGGCAATGTGGCCACCGAGGACGTGGTCTACATGCTGCACGGGATGGGCATCGAGACCGGCATCGACCTGGACCGGTTGATCGACGCGGGCGTGTACATCAGCGAAGCGCTGGGCCGCGAACCGAACTCGCGGGCGTCGAAGGCGTTGCGCACGAAGCGCGAGGGCTGA